The window GAAAGGTGCTGGCCCGCCACCTGGGGCCGGTCAACCGGGCCCAGCTCGAGCAGCTTTTGCGGCAGCTGCAGTAGGGCGGCTTGCCTGTAGATGGCAGCCTCTGTCTGTACCTGTTGGAAGACACGGGCACATGGGGTACGATACCCCCTAGGGATACACCATGCGAGCTGTTAAGAAAAACGACCTCGAGGCCCGTACCCGCGTGCTGAACCGGCTCAAGCGGCTGGAGGGGCAGGTGCGGGGCCTGCAAAAGATGGTGGAAGAAGATCGCGACTGCCGCGAGATTCTGACCCTGCTCTCTGGCATCCGAAGCGCCCTGGAAGCCACCGGCGACCTTATCTTTGAAACCTATTTGGAAGAGTGTCGGGCCGATTTAGCCAAAGGCCAAGGGGACACCAAAGCCATCGTGGAGGCCGTGCGCCTGCTGCGCGGCTGAAGCCCAACGCTC is drawn from Meiothermus cerbereus DSM 11376 and contains these coding sequences:
- a CDS encoding metal-sensitive transcriptional regulator, which translates into the protein MRAVKKNDLEARTRVLNRLKRLEGQVRGLQKMVEEDRDCREILTLLSGIRSALEATGDLIFETYLEECRADLAKGQGDTKAIVEAVRLLRG